The genomic interval CTCATCAGCAAGTTCTGCAGTCATTCTTATTCCCTTGATTACGGTTGCCGCATTTTTCTTCACAACAAGGGAACCACCAGAAGCTTTCAAGAGAAGATTTATTCTTCGCTTGTCTCCTTTGTACTGCTGAAACTTCTGATACTCATCTGCTGTTATTTCATACTTCAATCCCTGATAAGCATTCTTCGTTTTTTTGCAAATGAAAGCATGTATGTAGAACCGTTCTGGACCTCCACTAATATGAACGTCCAATACCAATATAGGCATAAATACCTTCTTGGATTTACCAGAAGCAACATCTTCTGTTACCAGGTAAAACGCCTTGCCAGGCGAAGCTTTCTGTAAAGCCTCGTCACCGTTGAAGCGATATATTGTTTCTTTCTTTTCTTCCATTATTCATACATTTTATTGCGAGCTTGCGAGTAATCAAGTTCTGTATTTTAAACCAATGCTCGTAGAGAATTGTTTAACAATACCCCAACTTGCAATAGTACATTACTTTTGCTCTATAAAAACTTTACTACAAAGATAGTAAAATTCTCTGTATCAGCAAAGAAAACTCTCTAAGTAAAGCGAACATTTAAGCATCATTAAAGATAGCGAGCTTCGTTTTAAGACTTGTTGTTACTTCTTCGTTAGAACTTGTCTGAAAGACCAGAAGAGATAGAAAGAAACAGGAAGAGAGAAAGGGGAAACAGGAAGAGCTTGAAAGACTTGAAATGCCAAAATAACATTTCAAGTTGAAGCGGAAACAGAAGACCTCGTCTTTTTGAGAAAAATAACATAAGAAAATTGGCAATACAAAAAAATCTTTGTACCTTTGTATTTTCTTGGTATAAAACAATACAAAGAAATCCTTTGGATTAATTTATAATAAAACGATTATGATAGCAGTAATATACGCAAGA from Segatella copri carries:
- a CDS encoding plasmid mobilization protein; this encodes MEEKKETIYRFNGDEALQKASPGKAFYLVTEDVASGKSKKVFMPILVLDVHISGGPERFYIHAFICKKTKNAYQGLKYEITADEYQKFQQYKGDKRRINLLLKASGGSLVVKKNAATVIKGIRMTAELADELTANAAKCNMSFSDYCRTLLQGKTPTVALTPDEMEVMKNIVQYRTDVMKFAGAYFKVLRGVPNSERPNYIVAGESFAFWRTYIQKGLKCLDRLIDKCK